Sequence from the Sulfuricurvum sp. IAE1 genome:
TCATGATCGCCCTGGGAGTCGTCCACGCCCGTCACCAGAAGCGGTGGATCTACCTGTGGATGTTCCTCGCCATCGTCGGATTCTACGCCGCCGCGATCATGACGCAAAAATGGCTCGATTTCCACACGATCTGGGCCACGGCGCTGGTGTGGTTCATCCTCTCGTACGGTTTTTACCGGCGCCTGGTCGGCCGACGCTTTTGAACCGCGTCAAACTCACCCTCAGCTATAACGGGGCGGCGTTTATGGGGTTTCAGTCCCAGACCACGACCGACAACACCGTCGTCGGGACCCTGCATGCGGCATTCAAGCGTCTGGGTATCGATTCGCTCCCCGTGGGCAGCGGCCGTACCGACCGCGGCGTCCACGCAACGCGCCAGGTGATCCATCTCGACCTTCCCCCCTACTGGCAGGACCTTCGCAAGCTGCGCGAAATGCTCGCCCTCCAGCTCCCCTCCTCGATACGCATCCGCCGTATCGAACCCGTTGCGGATGATTTTCACGCCCGCTACGGTGCCCGGGTACGTTCATACCGCTACGTGCTTAAAGCGGGGGAGTCCAACCCGTTCGAAGCCGATTTCGTCACCTTCGTTCCGCGCCTCGATGAAAAAGCCATCATCGACGCGATCAGTCT
This genomic interval carries:
- the truA gene encoding tRNA pseudouridine(38-40) synthase TruA, with the protein product MNRVKLTLSYNGAAFMGFQSQTTTDNTVVGTLHAAFKRLGIDSLPVGSGRTDRGVHATRQVIHLDLPPYWQDLRKLREMLALQLPSSIRIRRIEPVADDFHARYGARVRSYRYVLKAGESNPFEADFVTFVPRLDEKAIIDAISLFEGEHDFELFKKSGSDTTHYVRTIFRAYAYSHRGYLILRFDANGFLRSQIRLMVGFLLRISEGKATKEQLQDQLSCRYRHCSDLAPHNGLYLSRVNY